Proteins encoded in a region of the Myxococcales bacterium genome:
- a CDS encoding UvrD-helicase domain-containing protein: protein MYGFARNAVVVASAGTGKTHALVGMLVHTLLGETELGAVSPSRVVATTFSRRAAREIRARLALALDALGEAPESSPYWPVLQDTRSARGLAPRSVESVAQGARAASRGASEVFVGTLHGFALSLLGNFSLEVGRPGGIVVVDEADFRARVGRAIARAVEARAAEDGPSVRALVGLAGGIDALVSRLAHTFASFEELGLRVRDLALAPDDARVLERRWLDLAARVRGAAHLPRYEAAARAFATLDDRVSFDAAREVLAQLAAVRSLKNDPDEVALGEFFEGLRGNSKSGKLEAVFAAYQAREQFALAGRQLLALLGACERELDAAREAADGLSFGELLAALERLLASDPQVAEEIGARYDVLLVDEFQDTSRLQKRLLELLWASPPGEGVAEGVAGVRPTGLFVVGDRKQSIYGFRGADVSVFAELCVGLAGEPAREKLRVDEGAVYTPAEPRADFFPLRTNRRSSPELLSFINAFSARVFEDAVDKRELFELEYSPDIEDLLAPSTPPAPSPLDAQPPTVWLRPPLPKRGSTTRRDDARVVTRVIQELTSGRRPSALPAGASPRYKDCAVLALTNDMLDEQAYALAEVNVPYVLAGKSFYKAREVLDLAALLALLLDPNDALAALTVLRGPLAAVSDETLVGMTERGKGLRRVDGALLEGTRAALIHEGERPRVAQVVEVVERLGRLLPRVGAGSALREAVRTLRLEEILSSLPRGRSKVLNVRKFLSMADEADDPRALVARVLTRAGGTDDEGEAAAFSEEDDAVRLLTVHASKGLDFKVVFVPQMGALVDASRAGGGSFGIERTARGVYVAPRLAHPRGLVLDSPAYERTRAMGQRRDRAERRRLLYVAMTRASHMLFPVGARRAPKKTLGDAHATCGAATLEDLVIGPAAATFAVEDVELPSREGATVSPLASLASLASLPEEPVVASGVAGAGRFRTLPIAPTSLQDFHLCARRFELVHLLGLPEHAHLARGAKGATAREGPPVGVPTERAPSDPTARVDAQSEGTRMHRVLERLDLALLGQPRSLAGISAGLVREGVPLDHPRHAPIARRLSRFVSGPWLTERVARGATVHREHAFAVHLPVGSGRTALFRGSMDLVVARPGRVGLELEVVDYKRARGPALLPYELQLELYALAARRLFPEAVVVRAGVVFLGGEPGEPVWLPEAERGALEARVADTVSALAEARWLGVFPRASLPRCEAIACGYVGRCHPLRASLT from the coding sequence CGTGTCCCCGTCGCGGGTCGTCGCGACGACCTTCTCGCGCCGCGCCGCGCGAGAGATCCGCGCCCGGCTCGCGCTCGCTCTCGACGCGCTAGGGGAGGCCCCGGAGTCGTCGCCCTACTGGCCCGTACTTCAGGACACGCGAAGCGCGCGAGGGCTCGCTCCGCGCTCTGTCGAGAGCGTCGCGCAGGGCGCGCGCGCCGCGTCGCGCGGGGCGTCGGAGGTGTTCGTCGGCACGCTCCACGGCTTCGCGCTCTCGCTGCTCGGCAACTTCTCGCTCGAGGTCGGGCGCCCTGGGGGCATCGTGGTGGTGGACGAGGCCGACTTCCGTGCCCGCGTCGGTCGGGCGATAGCAAGAGCGGTCGAGGCCCGGGCGGCGGAGGATGGCCCCTCGGTGCGTGCGCTCGTCGGGCTCGCCGGAGGCATCGACGCGCTGGTCTCCCGGCTGGCGCACACGTTCGCTTCGTTCGAAGAGCTCGGGCTGCGCGTGCGCGATCTCGCCCTCGCTCCCGACGACGCGCGCGTGCTCGAGCGTCGGTGGCTCGACCTCGCGGCCCGGGTGCGAGGCGCCGCTCACCTGCCGCGCTACGAGGCGGCCGCGCGCGCCTTCGCGACCCTCGACGACCGGGTGTCGTTCGACGCCGCCCGCGAGGTGCTCGCGCAGCTCGCCGCCGTTCGTTCGCTGAAGAATGACCCGGACGAGGTCGCGCTCGGCGAATTCTTCGAGGGTCTCCGGGGCAACAGCAAGAGCGGGAAGCTCGAGGCGGTCTTCGCTGCGTACCAGGCCCGCGAGCAGTTCGCCCTCGCGGGCCGCCAGCTCCTCGCGCTCCTTGGTGCCTGTGAGCGCGAGCTCGACGCCGCCCGAGAGGCGGCGGACGGGCTCAGCTTCGGAGAGCTGCTCGCGGCCCTCGAGCGCCTCCTCGCGTCGGATCCGCAGGTCGCCGAGGAGATCGGCGCTCGCTATGACGTGCTCCTCGTCGATGAGTTCCAAGACACCTCGCGGCTGCAGAAGCGCCTGCTCGAGCTGCTGTGGGCGTCGCCGCCTGGGGAGGGCGTCGCGGAGGGCGTCGCGGGCGTGCGCCCCACCGGGCTCTTCGTCGTGGGTGACCGCAAGCAGTCGATCTACGGCTTCCGCGGCGCGGACGTCTCCGTGTTCGCCGAGCTCTGCGTCGGGTTGGCGGGCGAGCCGGCGCGCGAGAAGCTCCGCGTCGACGAGGGGGCCGTCTACACGCCCGCCGAACCGCGCGCCGACTTCTTTCCGCTGCGCACGAACCGGCGGAGCTCGCCGGAGCTCCTGTCGTTCATCAACGCTTTCTCCGCACGCGTCTTCGAGGACGCGGTCGACAAGCGCGAGCTGTTTGAACTCGAGTACTCGCCCGACATCGAGGATCTGCTCGCGCCGTCCACGCCGCCCGCGCCGTCGCCTCTCGACGCGCAGCCGCCCACCGTGTGGCTCAGGCCTCCCCTGCCCAAGCGCGGCTCCACCACGCGGCGTGACGACGCGCGCGTCGTCACGCGGGTGATTCAAGAGCTGACGTCGGGCCGGCGCCCGAGCGCGCTGCCGGCGGGAGCGTCTCCTCGCTACAAGGACTGCGCGGTGCTCGCCCTCACGAACGACATGCTCGACGAGCAAGCGTACGCCCTCGCCGAGGTGAACGTCCCGTACGTGCTCGCGGGGAAGAGCTTCTACAAGGCGCGCGAGGTGCTCGACCTCGCGGCTCTCCTCGCCCTGCTGCTCGACCCAAACGACGCCCTCGCGGCCCTCACCGTACTGCGCGGTCCACTCGCTGCCGTGAGCGACGAGACTCTGGTGGGCATGACCGAGCGCGGGAAGGGGCTCCGGCGGGTCGACGGGGCGCTCCTCGAAGGGACGCGCGCGGCGTTGATTCACGAAGGCGAGCGCCCGCGAGTCGCGCAGGTCGTCGAGGTCGTCGAGCGGCTGGGCCGCCTGCTGCCGCGCGTCGGTGCGGGCAGCGCGCTCCGCGAGGCCGTCCGCACGTTGCGCCTCGAAGAGATCCTCTCGTCGCTGCCTCGTGGTCGGTCTAAAGTGTTGAATGTGCGTAAGTTTTTGTCGATGGCCGACGAGGCCGACGATCCACGAGCGCTGGTCGCGCGGGTGCTCACGCGGGCGGGCGGGACCGACGACGAGGGCGAGGCCGCGGCGTTCTCGGAGGAGGACGACGCGGTCCGCCTCCTCACCGTCCACGCGAGCAAGGGCCTCGATTTCAAGGTCGTCTTCGTCCCGCAGATGGGCGCGCTCGTCGACGCTTCGCGCGCGGGCGGTGGATCGTTCGGCATCGAGCGCACGGCGCGCGGCGTGTACGTGGCGCCGCGTCTCGCGCACCCTCGAGGGCTGGTGCTCGACTCGCCCGCCTACGAGCGCACCCGCGCGATGGGCCAGCGACGCGACCGGGCGGAGCGGCGCCGCCTGCTCTACGTCGCCATGACCCGCGCGTCCCACATGCTCTTCCCCGTGGGCGCCCGGAGAGCGCCGAAGAAGACGCTCGGGGACGCGCACGCCACCTGCGGGGCGGCGACGCTCGAGGACCTCGTCATCGGGCCGGCGGCCGCGACCTTCGCCGTGGAGGACGTGGAGCTCCCGTCGCGAGAGGGAGCGACCGTCTCGCCGCTCGCGTCGCTCGCGTCGCTCGCGTCGCTCCCCGAGGAGCCCGTCGTCGCCTCGGGCGTCGCCGGGGCCGGCAGGTTCCGCACGCTCCCGATCGCGCCTACGTCGCTCCAAGACTTTCACCTGTGCGCGCGGAGGTTCGAGCTCGTGCATCTGCTGGGGTTACCCGAGCACGCCCACCTCGCTCGGGGGGCGAAGGGCGCCACCGCCCGCGAAGGGCCGCCCGTCGGGGTGCCCACCGAGAGAGCGCCGTCCGACCCCACCGCGCGCGTCGACGCTCAGTCCGAAGGCACGCGAATGCACCGAGTGCTCGAGCGGCTCGATCTCGCGCTCCTCGGCCAGCCGCGGTCTCTGGCGGGCATCTCCGCGGGGCTCGTGCGCGAGGGCGTGCCCCTCGATCATCCTCGGCACGCGCCCATCGCCCGGCGGCTCTCGCGCTTCGTCTCGGGACCGTGGCTCACCGAGCGCGTCGCGCGCGGCGCTACGGTGCACCGCGAGCACGCCTTCGCCGTACACCTGCCTGTCGGGAGCGGGCGCACCGCGCTGTTTCGCGGGAGCATGGACCTCGTGGTCGCCCGCCCGGGCCGGGTCGGCCTCGAGCTCGAGGTCGTCGACTACAAGCGCGCTCGAGGTCCCGCTCTTCTCCCGTACGAGCTGCAGCTCGAGCTCTACGCGCTCGCCGCGCGTCGCCTCTTCCCCGAGGCGGTCGTCGTGCGCGCCGGCGTGGTGTTCCTCGGCGGTGAGCCCGGTGAGCCCGTGTGGCTGCCCGAGGCCGAGCGCGGCGCCCTCGAAGCGCGCGTCGCCGACACGGTGTCTGCGCTCGCCGAGGCTCGATGGCTTGGCGTGTTCCCGCGGGCGAGCCTGCCGCGCTGCGAGGCCATCGCGTGTGGCTACGTGGGGCGATGCCACCCGCTCCGCGCCTCGCTCACCTGA